From the Bacillus sp. (in: firmicutes) genome, one window contains:
- a CDS encoding TerC family protein, protein MDVTMLMEYGWVLLVLVGLEGILAADNAVVMAVMVKHLPKEQQKKALFYGLVGAFVFRFAALFLISFLVNSWQVQAIGAVYLLFISMKHLLSKNGKNAEQKTSSQSGFWMTVLKVELADIAFAVDSILAAVALAVTLTPTGWFSVGGIDGGQFLVMFLGGIIGLVIIRFAANVFVNLLHKYPGLETSAFLIVGWVGVKLAVLTLSHPQLHIINEHVPESFEWKMIFWTVLAIIAFGGYFRSKTKMNTSKSY, encoded by the coding sequence ATGGATGTGACGATGTTGATGGAGTATGGTTGGGTTTTACTTGTCCTTGTTGGCTTAGAAGGAATTTTAGCTGCAGACAACGCTGTCGTAATGGCCGTTATGGTCAAACATTTGCCAAAAGAGCAGCAGAAAAAAGCTCTTTTTTATGGATTAGTTGGTGCGTTTGTTTTCCGATTTGCCGCCTTGTTCTTGATTTCGTTTTTAGTCAACTCATGGCAAGTGCAGGCAATTGGTGCCGTGTATCTATTGTTTATCTCGATGAAACATTTACTGAGTAAAAACGGAAAAAATGCAGAACAAAAAACTTCATCCCAATCTGGATTTTGGATGACAGTGTTGAAAGTTGAATTAGCCGATATTGCCTTTGCTGTTGATTCCATTCTTGCCGCCGTTGCCTTGGCGGTTACACTTACACCAACTGGTTGGTTTAGCGTCGGTGGGATTGATGGTGGACAATTTTTAGTCATGTTTTTAGGTGGGATTATCGGTCTTGTGATCATCCGATTTGCGGCTAATGTATTTGTCAATTTGCTGCACAAATATCCTGGACTTGAAACGTCCGCGTTTCTTATCGTCGGATGGGTAGGAGTAAAACTTGCTGTTCTTACTTTATCTCATCCACAACTGCACATTATTAACGAACACGTACCAGAATCGTTCGAATGGAAAATGATATTCTGGACGGTACTAGCCATTATCGCATTTGGAGGCTATTTTCGTTCTAAAACAAAAATGAATACAAGCAAATCATACTAA
- a CDS encoding aldehyde dehydrogenase family protein has protein sequence METILPATGEKISEVVETPLEEIHPIYEKARNAFSDWSRLSLKDRLDYFRKLRLVMTEKMDHLAQVISKDTGKSITEAITADVMPTIDAILHLEQEAPHVLKRQKMKTPLMLWGKKSYVEYMPMGVVLVISPWNYPMNLSMVPMLSALVSGNTVLLKPSEVTPLVGKEIERLFHIAGFPDGVVQVVHGGKEVGAALTEGKPDYIFFTGSVRTGKIIQQVAAKNLIPTTLELGGKDPMIVFEDAPLERAVKGAVWGAFTNSGQVCMSTERLFVHKSILPQFVQMLKKEVANLKRGTGPNDDIGAMTYLHQVEIVKRHVEDALQKGATLETGTPPETWDGTMFLPLMVLSNVTTDMDIVNEETFGPILPIIPFETEEEAIQLANQSDYGLNSSVWSKDLEKAKRVASQLVTGNVVINDVIVSVANHHLPFGGVKHSGIGRYHGTIGILTFCHTKSVMVDKGTKPSEIQWYPYNGKYELFLSLFRHYFGEKRNWLGFMKDYLTLLKMTKNS, from the coding sequence GATTGGAGCCGACTATCTTTAAAAGATCGGTTAGATTATTTTAGAAAGTTACGCCTCGTAATGACCGAAAAAATGGATCATCTTGCCCAAGTGATTTCAAAAGATACCGGAAAATCAATAACGGAAGCCATTACGGCTGATGTGATGCCAACGATTGATGCGATTTTACATTTGGAACAAGAAGCACCACACGTCTTAAAGCGACAAAAAATGAAAACGCCACTCATGTTATGGGGAAAAAAATCGTATGTTGAGTACATGCCGATGGGCGTGGTTTTGGTCATTTCCCCTTGGAATTACCCAATGAATTTATCGATGGTCCCGATGCTAAGTGCACTTGTAAGCGGAAATACGGTCTTGTTAAAACCATCAGAAGTCACGCCTCTCGTTGGAAAGGAAATTGAACGGTTATTTCATATTGCTGGATTTCCAGATGGTGTCGTTCAAGTGGTTCATGGAGGAAAAGAAGTAGGCGCCGCTCTTACTGAAGGAAAGCCGGATTATATTTTCTTTACAGGTTCTGTGCGTACCGGAAAAATCATTCAGCAAGTTGCGGCAAAGAATTTAATACCAACAACGTTAGAACTTGGAGGCAAAGACCCAATGATCGTCTTTGAAGATGCTCCGCTTGAACGAGCAGTGAAAGGGGCGGTTTGGGGAGCATTTACCAATAGCGGGCAAGTATGTATGAGTACGGAGCGTCTATTTGTTCATAAATCCATTCTTCCTCAATTCGTCCAAATGTTGAAAAAAGAAGTCGCTAACTTGAAGAGAGGAACGGGACCGAATGATGACATTGGGGCGATGACGTATCTGCATCAAGTCGAAATCGTCAAACGGCATGTGGAAGATGCGTTACAAAAAGGTGCTACCTTAGAAACGGGAACACCACCAGAAACATGGGATGGAACGATGTTTTTACCGTTAATGGTATTAAGTAATGTAACGACGGATATGGATATTGTGAATGAGGAAACTTTTGGTCCAATTTTACCGATTATTCCTTTTGAAACTGAAGAAGAAGCGATTCAATTAGCGAATCAATCGGATTACGGGTTAAACTCGAGTGTCTGGTCAAAAGATTTAGAAAAAGCGAAACGTGTCGCTTCGCAATTAGTGACTGGAAATGTGGTCATTAATGATGTGATCGTTTCCGTTGCTAATCATCATTTACCATTTGGTGGGGTGAAACATAGCGGTATCGGTCGTTATCATGGAACTATTGGTATTTTAACGTTTTGTCATACAAAATCAGTAATGGTTGATAAAGGGACAAAACCATCGGAAATTCAATGGTATCCGTATAATGGAAAATATGAACTCTTTTTATCTCTCTTCCGCCATTATTTCGGGGAAAAGAGAAATTGGCTTGGCTTTATGAAAGATTATCTAACCTTGTTAAAAATGACCAAAAACTCTTGA